CTCTCAAGACTGACTTTGGAAAAAGTGCAACACTGCCAATTATTTGTCAACAGCGTACTAAACTTatataagcaattttttttttaaagaaaataagcaataCATACGAGGAATGAGGAATTTCAGAAATTACATCTCTGATCTCATCTCTTCATTATTCTATTCAGGTCAAATTCAATCTCTCCTCAGTTTTGCCTCCTCTCCCCTTCACTCTTAAAGAGTCGGCTCCACTGATCTGCCCGAGCTATgttaattccttccttctttgaatCCTTGTAACACTCTGACTTGGAAGTACGTAATCTGTTGCTTTAATATTGATCTCTAGTTGTTTTGTATATGCAAATTTAATCAAAGCTCCAGAGCAGGGATATTTTACAGCCCTCTGAATCCCTCACAGCTCTTCAAGCAAACAGTGCTTAGTGCACATAAGTGTCCATAAATACTTTGACTGTTAATTCCACTGTCTATCCTAACAGAGGTTACATTAGAACATGGAATGCTCCTCTTCCATTACCCATTTTAATAGTGGACACACTAACAGTTACTGAcctactcaataaatgttaaatcatGAGGACACAAAAATATATTCCCTCAATGTCCAAACTAAGTCCTCTCTACCAACACTGATGCCCATTTAGAGTAGTGGAGATAAAAGCAACGACCTTCACATAAAAAATTATTCCTCATTCTCTCACATTTAGTTTACATACTCGAAACAACTTTAGTTAACCCTTTATCAGGTGGGCAAATGCACTACCACTTTCAACATGTTTTTCCCATCTGCCCACCAAAGAGGtaggctctttttaaaaaattttgcctTGTCCCTTCGCCACTCCCCACAGATGCTGGGGTATCAGTGGGGTCTCTCCGGCACCTGCCCTGGAAGCAGCAGTTCACACTCCGCAACCTAAGTCCTCCAATGGCATGGCCAAATACCAAGTGTCATCCATCTGCTGGCTCCAGGACAGTGGGCAGTGCTTTAGGGTCAGGAATCAGAGCCAGGTGATGCCTAGAGCCGGGACCTCAGCTCACTGTCACACAGGGGAGACTCTTCCACAGTTGGATGGCAgcacctccacctcccacccacccctcgaCCTAGGCAAGCACTGAGGTAATCTCTGGACAAAGGAGCATTCCGTGGCATGCTCCCGAGCACTTGACACAGGTGTTCTATATAGGTGGGCACTCAAATTTTTTTGAATCAATACTTTCCAGCATATAAAATCTCAAGTTattaagtttttcttaaaatgacCCTTGTGTAACGATTCCAGACATTTCTACCCATACATAGGTAAGTAAAGGAAACGCCCAGTAAGTTGTTTAAAAGTTTTGTATTGTGTCATACAAACTGTCATCATATACAAGTGCATAAGTGAAAaacttctctcccctctcctccccatacATTACAGTAGACCAATTCTTGCTAATATATCACAAAGTTAAAACATATATCTCTTTTGGAATTCTAAACAGTTAATTCTAGACACCAGCTTCCAAATTTTGTAACTTGCCAATCTGGTATGGACATGAACAGTTCCAGTGCTTTTCAACTTGTCCCTGAATTTTTCTCTCCTCAAAGTTCCAGGCAGTTAATTGATTTTAATGCCCTCAAATTAGATAAAGCTGACTATTTAGAGCTTATAAATTATTTACACTATACAATCACTAAGAATAGAGCTATGACTTATACATATTATACCCCTCAAACTATTTAGCACCATGAATAGAATTCTCAGTACTACCTGATAGGCTAAGTAATCCAATGATCAAATATATGATAGTGACAGTCTTAAAAAcacccatttgttatttttcttatatacatTACAAACTCCCTCCTGTCTTATAGATATAATTACATAGCTGTCAACATCTTGCTTGATGCTAATAACAATTCCCTAGGTTATTAGTAATGAGAAGCTAAGGCATTAAACCTAACAGGCTCCAAGCTAGTTTAAATGTGGTGAAATACTGTTAAAATAGAATTGCACTGTACTTTTCTAACTTCACACTTCCAAAGTGCTATGGTTCCTGTAAGATTTTTGTCCTGCATAGATTCAAATTCTGCATCTTTCAGTTTTGGATGGCTTGCGTACCATAAACCATGATTTATTTGGTAGCAAAAACATTTCAGGAGTTTCAAAAGCGATTACTACTCAGCTAAAAAAGTTACAACCATCACTTTCCTTTAGACCTAGAACACATACCATTgattggaagaaaaaatacaacaacCCTGTCTTGACTAATAAAAACGGAAAACAGTGAATTGAGCTGTGCACTTTTTAAGAGATGCTACACAGTCATGTTCTTAGAGTTTAAAGTGGTCACAAACACTGCTTCAGTGACATTTAATGTTCAACATATGCTACATTACTCTTAGCACTTTTGTGCTTAATCTCCACACATAACAAGTTCAGGTATCAAAATAATCCTGATTCTAAAAGACCTCACCACCAATATTTAAAGCTGATTCTTCCCAAGAAGACAGGATAGTTTCTCAACTATGCAGTTATCAAAGTGGTACTGTCTTAGGCTAAGCTTTGTCAAGGCTCAGGCAAAACCCTGAGGTGAACTTGGCAAGGTCCTTGTAAAGAAATCTTCAATGAGAAACAACATATGGGAATTTTAAAGCTTCAGACTGGCTCATTACACAGAAATGCCACAGGCTTTCTTAGAACACTGAGTCTAGTGATTGTCTATGTCAAGGAGGCACACATACAATTTTACTAACTCCTGATGTCTTTTCAGTATGGAAAATGCAGTCAGTCTGACGAAGGGCCTAAAAACATTCTGCCAGGCCTAGCTCTTCTAGAGAGCACAGGGAAGCTAAGGGAAAGCACTAGGAAGCAATTAATGtaaatgtatttgtgtgtgcatctctggggaaaaaaataaacctgtaCAAGGCAATGGCTGTCCCAACCAAGGATTTAGATTAAACAACAGTTTAGTAACCCAGTAATGGTTCCCAAAATGTTTACCTGTGAAGGTAAAGAAGGGCAAAACCCTGAAAGGAAGAGTAAAATAACCTTGTAGGAGAAAGCTTCATTACATCTTATATGTTTCTCTTTGCTCTCATCCATCCCAGTGCATTTGGGTCAAATGTGTACTTGTTAGAAAAGACAGGCTCCTCTGAGGAGCATTGTTCTGATCCTAACTTTTTCTAGCCAAGCTCCTGCAAAAACATACAGCCTGATTTCCCCAATATCATCACTCCATAATCTGCAACAGGAGTCAGTTCCACAGCTATTTGCTGAACTTTAGCACCAATCTCTTTAGAACTGATTTCCCCATGATTTTTGTTCTgtctccaggaagcacagcatgAACAGAAAAGACTAAAGTCCTTACCTGGGACAGTCCCAGGAAATTGCAGTTGAAAGAGAATGCAGAATAGTGCATGGCAAAAAATTCCTCTTGTGAGCTTGGGCAAACACGTATGGTATTCGTATTCCCCGGGGTAtaaaaaatttacattaattAATATCAGCAACAGAACCCAAAACATTGGTAAATCGAATTCTAATGTGACAATTTAAAAGTAGACAGTGCTCCACTGGgttaataaaatcagaattagCTAaggaacaatattttaaataccacATCATTGAAAACTCCTAGTGGGCATGTCCCCTtcatcagttatttttaaaataacagtcaTAACAGGAGAAAGAACAAGCACCATGCTCACTAACGCAGGTTACTGGACTGCTCTGATTAAGCACTGCAGTTCACAGATAAACATTCACATCTTCCCTTCAAGTTACTGAATCTTTCTTCTTCCGGAACGGTGATTTTAGCCTCTTCCATACACTGTTTTTGGGTTTAGATTTTTTCTCCATGGCCAGCActgcctccttttctttcctacgTATCTCCCGTACAAGGGCATGGAATACATCATCAATGTAGTAGCGGTATGCGGCAGATGTCTCAAAAAAGGGGCAGCTGAATTCTCGGGCCAAAGCCAATCCTTCTTCCTTGgtgacctttaaaaatgtaaacatgagAAAATTTATAGTGGTAACAGCAGAAAATAATCACAACTGCCCCCAAAAGTGAAGGGGTTACCTTAACAGGAAGAGAGTACCTCAACTCTGGAAAGGTCCAAGCAGAGCAGAGTGATATTTGTAATGCTGGGAGGCTGGATAACATGATTTCTAATTCCTTCTGCTTTCAAATTATGTGATTCTATTTCTAGTctattttaaagataactttTTGGAACAGGGAATAGTTATAGATATCAAATATACaatcttaattttcttcatacttttcatttcaagaatgtaAATCACAAGACAAAGAGAGGTATACTTAAACTACAATACTGAAAACCATAAGGAACCTGAAATCAATATATCCAATGATGGATATTCCATAATTTCTCCTACTTTTGGACATTTAGACTTATTCTAATTTTTTGCTACCATAAAAAGCCTGGCAATGAACAATTCATATATAAATCCCTGAATAGATTAATTCAAACAGGAATTAACTGAGCATTATGAATTTAACTACTGTCAAACTACTTCTAAAAAGTTTGTACCATTCGTTGCTTTCACTGGTAGTGATAAACATGCCCCTTTCATCACTCCTTCAACTCTATACCAAAcagcaaaattttaaacattgttgCTAACTTGAAGGGTATCATTTATTCTAAAATCCTCTACAATTTCTCTTATTCTCCCTTTCCACGGCTCATAATCCTCACCATCAGGAAGTATACCTTGAAGCCTAAGTTTCTCTTTTTGCAACATAAAGAGATTTACTTCTGaggttttagaaaatgaaaatcccATGATCCTTCACTTAATGTGTATTCTATTTGTCATCTGATTATTATCCTGTGGGTTTTGTCCTGTAAACTGATTCCTAAAATCCAGATTTTACCCAAAATAAGAGCACATTATTAGATATAGGGAAGTTTTCCAGGCTAGGGAGAAgctaacttaaaattttctttttaaggcaaagaaatttataaacagagaaacacaaatgactAATCCCACAAGACTACACACAGAATTTTCTACTCTATCCTCACCTGTCTTAGCTGCTTTAGGTCAGACTTGTTTCCCACAAGAACCACAGGGGTATCATCAGTACGTCGAACTCGATAAATAAGCTGTTTAAACTCCCGAACTTCATGGAAACTTCGACGATCAGTGATAGAGTAACAGATGATAAACCCTTCTCCTGCCCTCATATACTGATCCCGCATGGCTGTAAACTCTGCCTAGAGGGAAACAAGGATTATTAGTGTATTGATGCAACCTGGAACTATATACACTTTAGCTATTTATTTCAGATTAAAGAGAGATGTTGGTTACCTGCTATCCTGAGTCAGAGtgcatgaaaaattaaaagagatgaaCTAATGATCTTCTCTGCATAAGTCTTCCCCTCCCCTTTACTAGCACAAAAAGGCCTTTACTCATAGCATTTTGGGATTTAATACCTGTCCAGCTGTATCCAAAATGTCCAGATTGGCAGGCTCATCATCAATACGGATCCGGATTTTATAAGCATCTTCtacagaagggaagaaaggtgGTACTATTAACCCATAAATGCAGAAATATGTAaccttattttgaaattcatcttATGGAGAAGTAGATTACACATTTAAGTGCCCAAATGTTCTCAGGAAGCTCCTAATTCCATTGAGACATGTAAATTGGGTCTTcaactaatttcttttttcccacatAAA
The genomic region above belongs to Phocoena sinus isolate mPhoSin1 chromosome 1, mPhoSin1.pri, whole genome shotgun sequence and contains:
- the RIT1 gene encoding GTP-binding protein Rit1, with the protein product MDSGTRPVGSCSSPAGLSREYKLVMLGAGGVGKSAMTMQFISHRFPEDHDPTIEDAYKIRIRIDDEPANLDILDTAGQAEFTAMRDQYMRAGEGFIICYSITDRRSFHEVREFKQLIYRVRRTDDTPVVLVGNKSDLKQLRQVTKEEGLALAREFSCPFFETSAAYRYYIDDVFHALVREIRRKEKEAVLAMEKKSKPKNSVWKRLKSPFRKKKDSVT